One part of the Dyadobacter sp. 676 genome encodes these proteins:
- the ricT gene encoding regulatory iron-sulfur-containing complex subunit RicT: MNVFDWLSHMDVPSGQRFDVVEVKFKGGRKEYFRNINQLEFVTGDFVVCEMASGQHIGMVSLQGELVRLQMKRKNIQVNDDLHVIYRIATEKDLDKFTQAMAREMPTLYRTREIIRDMKLNMKLSDVEYQADNTKTTFYYSSEERVDFRELIKTLASEFKVRIEMRQISLRQEASRLGGLGSCGRELCCSTWLTDFKNISTAAARYQNLSLNPAKLSGQCGRLKCCLNYELETYIDALRDIPTVDAPLKTRKGVATLQKTDIFKKIMWFGFDKDTNWYPVPIDKVLEIIELNKKDIIPESLEILTPEPEKSIDKVPGRLNSDLENLDKKYSDEQKKKKKKKNRSGKNRGNGGGAETSSAEAAGNNNPVNNAGNEPANKGGNPGQGAKNKGNNPNEGQRNKGNNPAGEPKNKGNNPGGEPRNKGNNEGNRNNRNNNRKPQKPSGGPQPERNEG, encoded by the coding sequence ATGAACGTATTCGACTGGCTGAGTCACATGGACGTGCCGTCGGGACAGCGTTTTGATGTGGTCGAAGTCAAGTTCAAAGGAGGCAGAAAGGAATATTTCAGGAATATCAACCAGCTGGAATTCGTCACGGGCGACTTTGTCGTGTGCGAAATGGCTTCCGGCCAGCATATAGGAATGGTATCGTTGCAGGGAGAACTTGTTCGCCTGCAAATGAAGCGCAAGAATATCCAGGTCAACGACGACCTGCATGTGATCTATCGCATCGCAACGGAGAAGGACCTCGACAAGTTTACGCAGGCGATGGCGCGCGAAATGCCTACGCTATACCGTACGCGCGAGATCATCCGCGATATGAAGCTGAATATGAAGCTTTCGGATGTTGAATATCAGGCGGATAATACCAAAACGACATTCTACTACTCGTCGGAAGAGCGTGTGGATTTCCGTGAACTGATCAAAACGCTGGCTTCGGAATTCAAAGTACGGATCGAAATGCGGCAGATCAGCCTGCGGCAGGAAGCGAGCCGGTTGGGCGGATTGGGCTCCTGCGGCCGTGAACTTTGTTGTTCTACCTGGCTCACCGATTTCAAGAACATTTCAACTGCCGCGGCACGTTATCAGAACCTCTCGCTGAACCCGGCGAAGCTTTCGGGACAATGCGGACGGCTGAAATGCTGCCTGAATTACGAGCTGGAAACCTATATCGACGCATTGCGCGACATTCCGACGGTGGATGCGCCGCTAAAAACCAGGAAGGGCGTAGCCACATTGCAGAAGACGGATATTTTCAAGAAAATCATGTGGTTCGGCTTCGATAAGGACACCAACTGGTATCCCGTGCCAATCGATAAGGTGCTTGAAATCATCGAGCTGAATAAAAAGGATATTATTCCCGAGTCGCTCGAAATCCTGACGCCCGAGCCGGAGAAAAGTATCGACAAAGTGCCTGGCAGGCTCAACAGCGATCTGGAAAATCTGGACAAAAAGTACAGCGACGAGCAGAAGAAAAAGAAAAAGAAGAAAAACCGGTCGGGGAAGAACCGTGGAAATGGCGGCGGTGCCGAGACCAGCAGTGCCGAAGCTGCCGGTAATAATAACCCGGTAAATAATGCCGGTAATGAACCCGCCAATAAAGGCGGCAATCCCGGTCAGGGGGCCAAAAACAAGGGCAACAACCCTAACGAAGGCCAGCGGAACAAGGGCAACAATCCTGCCGGCGAGCCGAAAAACAAGGGTAACAACCCTGGCGGTGAGCCCAGAAACAAAGGAAATAACGAGGGAAACAGAAATAACAGAAACAATAACCGAAAGCCCCAGAAGCCTTCCGGCGGACCACAGCCGGAGCGTAACGAAGGTTGA